A window of Plodia interpunctella isolate USDA-ARS_2022_Savannah chromosome 3, ilPloInte3.2, whole genome shotgun sequence genomic DNA:
AGACAAGTAAAAACAAAGCTAAATTGAAGATACATCAGAAACAATGTTGGTTTTACAATAATCATCCACAAGGCTGTCCACTGGACAGCACTGATTGTAGTTTTTTACAtactaaatagaaataaaaaagtaggcacataaatgtatattatataattataccatACATTAATCCATAATTTTTTACCCCAATTATATCAAACTAATTCATAACAAATACCATAatgtacaaaaacaataacttaATTGTAATAGTCTTATCAcagttacaataaattattctatgtcaaaaaatttattcaattcagaCAAATTCCTCTCATCTACTAGCTTCGCAACATCATGTTCTCCCATGAAGGAACATACCATCCTAAGTGTTGTCCAAATTGTAGTAGAGCTGTTATCAATACCTGATTCATTAGGGATCAAATTCTTTGATTTATTCTGCTGATTTAACGCCACCAAGAAATGCTCTGCAGCCTGTTTGTGAGCTCCAAGGTTCATACATGTGATGCCAACATTATAACGAGCTCTTATAAATCCAGGCTCCAATTCTAAAGCTTGATGGTAAGCATCCACAGCTTCTTCAGACCTTTCACTATTTGCCAAAGTTGCTCCCAATCTGTTCCACAATTTAGCATTATCACTGGCCACCATCAAGGCAGTTTTAAAACAATCTACTGCTTTATCAAACTGTTGATTGAGGTTAAATATTACTCCCAATGCATTCTGAACATCTGGATCTATTTCAGACGGGTTTAACTGAACTGCTTTCAAATACAAGGATTTAACAAGTGTCTCCAATGATGACAATACTAATGGCATAGGATCCACATCCCGTGGGACAAGGTCACTGTACTTAGGGCTGGCTTTTAACCAATccaataatgataaatatgcAAATTTAGGCAGATTTTCATTAGTATATGCAGCTGCCAAAGTAATATAACCCTCAAGCTGCCTAGGATCTATttctaatgatttttttagagCAACAATGGCAGCAGGATCCTGCTCATTCTCTGCCTGTGTAGTGCCTAATAGGAACCATGCTTCTGCAGAGTCTGGTGTCTGCTGGGTTGCTGCCTCAAAACAAAGAACTGCTCCCGGAACATCTCCCAATTTAAGTTTTTCCTTCCCCAATTCCAATGCATTCTTGTTTTCTAACATGATATTACCTTCGGTGAAAGTATATTCTTTCGGAATACCGGTAAAGTCTGAATTCCAATAGTCTCCAGTTTCACTTAATTTAGCCCACTCATCTTTGTACTTTTCAGCCATTTCATCTAGTATTTCTTCTCTAGTCGCTCTTCTTTGTTCACTTTCAACATTATCTCCTAAATTTAACTCGCCTGCACTGATTTTCTTCATAAATGACATGAACTGATTGTAGGCtaattcatcatcatcttcaACATTCTGCACATATTCCTTAGCTTTAGCTTTCACATCATCATTTGATAACTCTGATTCTTCTAAGTATTCGATTTTAACACCAGGCTGTTGCTGTATAATTGGTTTTTGTGGCATAAAATATGTTCTCATCATTCCTTGTTGAGGCATGAATGAAGTAGATGGCCCAGGTTGCCATGGAATGTTTCGCTGACTACTCGTCATCGGTACTTGATGGGGAAGATGGGttggtatatttttgttcacaTTATCCAATTCTGTAATATTGTTGAGCAATGCATTCATATTGAATGTTTGGGGCACTTGTGAGTTTTGGCCCAAGAATTCTTGAACGAATTTATCGGCCTGAGATACTGGCTGCTGAATAGACACATCTCGACCGACGATATTAGATAACTGAACCAAAGAATTATTGCCACCGCAATCACCACCAACAAGTCTGTTTAGAGACATTTTATTGTAGACTGTCCTTCaagaataaagattttatttaactccAATGGGTGTTGAATAATAGTTGAAATTGGAATATTTATcaccaatttaaaattatgattagaTAGATACCTCGTATAGTTCAAAGGTTGGCCTTTATTTAGTGGTATAgaacaaaatcaattaaacATCGGAGTCATCGGAAGCGCAATCGCAGAACATGAACtttgtacaaaacaaaatcaaaacaaacagTTGACGCAAGCAGACAGGCTGACTGACAGTGACAAACGGGCTTATGGCAAAAAAGGCATAGATACTTCCTTTGACACAAAGACTCTATGGAAATAGTGAGTATtacacatttatcccgccagagtacaacactgtatgttaggtacacaaaagttttgccgccttttgctatgtcgatttaaacgtttattttagtactttattaatcctttcattatgtaagcattcgtatatgaaaatatacaacaatgtaacaTATTCTGGTGCCGAAATATAGGGAAaatcgaaaactatgggatacgcctcacgctgtaaaattttcgagccagtaaacggtcgaaaaagctcggaacacttcacacgagaagacttattaaaatattgacttcatgcaggtaagatcttcagtaaaaatcaagtttataaatatcagtttatgaccacagttgaccaaataatgcagaacataacctaaaatagtgttattattttcacgataatccactaaatccttcctttttcctttaaacttgcaccacgattgcgtaaaaggtatttttggtcgtaaatctgcaacaatattgaaaattggcgatttttgcctccattggcaatgtttatgtacgcgccatctgcgctgaactttgcataatattagtaggtagtaGTGGAAGTAGCAGGCTGTACGGAGTAACTACTAAttgggcatattacgcaaagctcagcgcttttgtgtacctaacatacagtgctatCTATTCCAAGGTTGTGGCATTTGGCAGCTTATTATCTTCCTCTTTTTTCTagtaagtagtagtagtatttttttttaatttgcgttGCGTTGATAACACTGGTGTCTGATTTTATATTGTGcctatatgtttattataaaaaaaaacgtattaaTCACTGTCACCTCGCCAGCCTCGGCCAGCTGTCAATAGTGTCAATCATCTCCCAGATCTCCCATGTACCTAACCTACCGATAAATGccgatttttatttcatataatattattaactttgtattttacattagtaaacattacttttttaacaatctttgaaatattcacagtaTTTGAGTTATTCTAATCTGTCACTACAGTACACCATTAAAAAGAGGTTATGTAATGTATGGTATGCATTACttgtaatttatgaaaaaccATGTGAAAATCATTAATGAATCAAAACATGCCAGAAAATAGCACTAGTAAAAGTCCAAATAATAATAGCAGTGCCGAAACAGACATTGCACATGATGTGTCCAAAATAGATATTGATCCTGATTCTATTTCTGAAGATAAATGGATGGTATgtcacaattataataactctaaatgaaatgtaaaatatattccgATTATTAATTGAGTTTCATggattaaaaaagttaataatcacaaataattattgttattttgtagaTGTTAAGTTAATAGCAAAGTGTTTTATCCGCTCCTGATGGTACATAATTCAATGTTGTCTATAGCTATTCAATGTTGGAATACAGCAAGCATTATGGTAGGGATGGTGCGTATTTACGCGACCAGGTTTTAGGCCCTGGTATTTAGGCACAAGTACGTAAACCAGGTTTAACCTAAACCCTAAATACTTGCAAACATGCTTCCAGGTATTTTTACTTGACGCCCGGCCCGGCCTAAAGCCCCGAACCCGAATGAATACTTTATAGGAAAATAAGCTTTGCTCCACACAGAATAAGGAACATAACAGTGTACGCTAACTttaatgaaaaagttttttttttgctaaaattattatgatccTTATTACTAATGCAATTGGGGTTGAATTGTACCCACAATTATCATCCTTATAATTAACACAATAAGGTTCATTTTcctatgaagaaaaaaaacttgcaagtattttaaaacttgGTTTTTGGTGCTACTATTAACACATACTCACACCAAGTAGCCCTAGTATCGGATTTTGCAAGTACGACCCATGCCTGCATTATGGACACCTTTGAGCCAAGTATGACACTACACTTTGATCTTAGCCAAAAGGCCGAGAAGCTATCAAAGTATGATTTTCAATGGCATTTTggacttttttattattgtgtgtgtcacatatgacaaaaacaaaatttaaattaaacttattaacatatatttcaTAGATCAGAGATTGTCAAGTATACAAAGATGAGTATAAGGAGTGCACCAGCTTCCGGGGCAGGTTCCAGCAGTATTTTATATACGGAGAGTCGCTGGACTGCAACCAGTGGAAAAAGGATTACAACAACTGCTGTAAATGGGAGGACAGTAAAGATCTTAAAGCTGCTGTGAGTACAATCATTATGTTTTCTGTTGGCATTTTCCTTTATCTAAAAGAATGCTTGTTTTAATTAACTCAAATTGTGTGTTTAGGACTTCTGCACTTGGGGAAAATATCTTGCATGCTGCCagctttttctttaaaaatgttacgTAGGGAgtcaaagaatatttttattttttctatataattatatgtaagaatattttcgttttatgATATGTTATACTTTGACTACCCCtcttataaaactaaaatgattTGTATTTGATGAATTAGCAAAACAATTCCATTATCCTTgctatcaaacattttttatgttacgaAAAGtgaatttgttactttttttcttttcttattaTACCTCTAGCGTTAAAATACATTGGCTCATCCTCTGTCTCTTCTAAAAAATTTCActtacttgtgttatggacaAAAAATAGACTAGATACCTTAAATCCTGTTAAACTTGTTAAAGTCACTAGCAAAAACttgatgttttatatattgtttttgtttgtctatAGAACTCATTGATCAAAAGTGAAAGAGCCCGTCGTTTAGAAAGGCTGAGGGCACATTATAGAAATGACACATGGAAACAGAGAGATGGTCCACCCCCAGACTGGGACAAGCCACTGCCCGAGTGGATGGTAAAGCGAGACGAGAACACATTCCTTGCAGTGAAGGCCAAAGAAATGAAAGAGGGAAAAGAAAACATTGAGAAAAGCTTCTGTTCAATCATGTGACCCTAGTTTCTTCTTAGAGTAAGTAGccaattaataaagtatttattgaatttactttttgtttagttttgcAATGTGTAATATAAATCCCAcgtaaattcatattttgtcagatacaatattataaatggaagACTAAAATCAAATGATATATCTTagtgatgaaataaatttaattaacatccTGTCAATAGCATTGTTTCATTGTTTCTTCAATAAGTTTATATACACagagtaataaaaacattgcatTTAAGACTTATTAAcactaagtacataatttaccgaaatctcaaaaaaaatctaaggAGAGTTAAAATGAATTGGTTTGTTAATTATCACGCCGAAACTACTCAccccgttattcataaaattgataaaacataatttaagctaaaaaaattatctgtCGATATCATAGATACAGAATATAATCCAATATCTTCGGGCGACAGTTCAGTTGTATAAAGACCATCACTTTTCTGTTGCTATGAAATCGGGGAttgtatcatattattttacaacgcTACGAATCTAATATTAACATTCCTAATTTAAAGCATATCTACACccttacatacctatattttccattatgctgtaataataaatcaatggATAGATAATCGTGACCCAGCAACTGACTCTTTATCGCGCAGATAAGGGTCTACCGCCTTAATTGTTCACAAATAAGATAGCGACGTGTTTACTGGagggttatatttattacatttgtatCTGCGAGCCGCGAAGTTTATCCTCATGAGTCGAGTATTGTGTCGGGGAGTAGTGTATCTACGTCTGCGTACTGTGACTATGGCTCGGAACGCCTCCTTCCTCATCGAAGATCCCAAATACTCCTTCTTGAAGGAGTTGGGCCTGGAGAAGAAGAATGTTGGAGTTTTCAACGGGAAATGGCAGGCTAGTGGAGAGGTAAGCTTTTTTATTGCGACACAGCCAGAACAAAGTGTATGTGtgtaggctgcggtgaagtttgttgcgccacttcttcttcacctgcgctttggaagccggcagtagacttagtgtaagtaatttttttttacgtcaataagtgatgtatatcatcctaaattgaataaagaattttgaatttgaattatgaaagtatagtattaatataaatataggaaaCAGATTGTATAGAAATGATTGGCAAAGACATTATGCGCCGACCTCATCTGAAATGGTATTAGGAGGTACTATAAAACAGCTAGAACCGCATGTGtccatttttagaaatattcttaaaaatataagtacacaaAAATCTTCGCAGCAGAACTAATTAAACTAAGTCGCGGGAaacttgataaattttaaaattccttGTTTCCTAAGTAATGTCCATACTGACCTGATGTCAATAGTGGCTTCTGCACAGATTACTAACTAGTTACTTCGTGCTTCAGGTAGTACTGCCATTTATTGGCAAATTTTATGAGAAGCGACTCACAGGTATATCGTATCGTATTACATGGTGTGATGAAAATTAAgcaaacttttttttctcttcacTGCCAAATGCAATCTTTAGAGTTCAATGTCACAGATAAGCTGTTTTCTGTagcaaagttaaaaatatttacattgttcattgcatcagtttattttttaataacatatagCTATCTCTATCAATATGAATTAGTTTCTTACTGCTAAATGGTTTCCTGAACAGCTCTTAATAAGAAGACTCGGACTTAACTCTGCACGGTACTAATACAAGCTTGGtatgggccgttgagtgtggTCCGTTTATTTGTCTGTACTAAGCTTTCAGTGAAGCTGCAACATTATGACTTACTCTCAAAGTAAAAACAGGTGATCCAGTCATATAGTCCAGCGAATGGCAAAATAATTGCGGAAGTGCAAGCCGCCAGTCCCTCGGACTATGAGAGCTGCGCAGCCGCAGCTCAGGACGCGTGGCACACGTGGGCTGAGTTGCCCGCGCCCGCGAGGGGCGAGGTAGTCCGCCAGATCGGGGACGCCTTGAGGGAGAAGCTGCAACCGTTGGGGCAACTCGTGTCTTTGGAGATGGGTGAGTGGGAATCGTATAAACTTGCTCCCGAGTAAGACTATGTACTGCTCTCTCGTCTAAACGTAATGTTCACGACTATAATGCTTGAAAAGTCGGGATCCggttcaaaaataaaccttcTAATATTGAAGATCCGAATccgcttgcctgacgtcaactcacTTTCGCAATGCTGATTTGTTGTGCCTCGAAGCTCTTTATCCCTTGGTtgcctcgtatgacatccacaggatatggagtagtcctattctagggcgggagcTACACGTCTGAACTACAAGCAGTGTCTAAGTCACGCTACCGCCACTGAGGACGATTGATAAATCCTTCCAATCCAATCCTAACGGACTGTCAAAAACATCATAAAATAGACACCTAAACCAtactcaggaatcacactaccTATTAGTGAAAATCCGACAAAGGCACAACAGacatactttgttttataatatgcaagaATATCTACAAGTACAGTTCACCCTTGTCATTTTTCCAGTAGTAACACACGTTTTCCAGGTAAGATCCTGCCGGAAGCCATTGGCGAAGTGGTGGAATATATCCACGTGTGCGACCTCGCCCTGGGCCTGTCCCGCACGCTGCCCGGGACGCTGCTCCCGTCGGAGCGCCCGGGACACGTGCTGATCGAGAAATGGAACCCCCTGGGCGTGGTCGGCATCATCACCGCCTTCAACTTCCCGGTCGCTGTATTCGGCTGGAACAGCGCTATTGCTATGGTTTGTGTGTTTTCCTGATGTGTTTCTGGTGGTTACAAGTCAAATCAAAACAATTctgaaattagaccttcacaggcacttttcacgtcaatttttatataaaatagttatttctcacaagctacaaactactggcatttcggaacgaccactgctgaaaagaaatggcgaaagaaactcatttgaacagtgttggtccctatcatgccagaagggcttaccatttttgtttcttacaatgtttttttctaataatatataaaagtacataatacatagtcaaaaagtatatcaaaacaggttatgattgtgatcagagtgctgattaaatatatatatatatatatatatatatatatatatataggtttcCGACACAAGAGTAGGTAACCTTCTTCTCCTTACCTTAAATTACTCCTATTATATCGATTTACAAatgaagtgctggcttgatgtcgtcaaagatgatatatttatatttaaaaaatggtaagcccttctggcataatagggaccaacactgtttgaatgagtttctttcggcatttcttctcagcagtggtcgttccgaaatgctagtagtttgtagctttggtgaacatcatttaatttagaatatgacgtgaaaaagtgcctaatttctgaataaatgatttgattttatacgCGCCAATGGTGTGACAACTAGGACagtgttgtaataaaaagctTACCTCTTTCGTGCGAATTGGACTCTCAGATGAGAGGGAGAGACAAATCAATTGGTAACTAAAAGGATAATCAGTAAATTGCTGCCTAAATTATAATCTAAGCCTCCCAAACCCCCTCTGAGATATTATTcttaagaatataattatttatcataatattagtgaCATTACGAATACCAAATTTGATATCGagataagatttatttacgtTACATATCTGTTTACCGTTACTGTCCCTATCCTACTAGTTGTAAGACGATTGTGTTATCTACGCGATAGTCAAATAAACAGAGTAATTGATTAATGTTcttgaattaatttacaataattatacagcccaaaataaagtaataaaatttacaatcatACAACATTTAAATAGCCAATGAAGTGGCGCAATCCTAAATCACAGTGGATTATGTTTTATCCCTGTACCAAATCTTATCAAAATTCGccagtaattttgtttgaggGAATATCACTACATCATAGTACAAGTGGCTTGCCGCTGTCTGTCCCAATGTACCTATTCTACGAAAAagtaaacatgtttatttattcgtagCTCGCAATGGATTTTCAcgtggatttaaaaaaaatagatagtgCTTCGAGAGGTTTTGGTGTATAtttcattatggttttacccaaacgaagccgggacgggccgcttgtaaattataattaagtctCTCACCTACAGatc
This region includes:
- the Pex5 gene encoding peroxisomal targeting signal 1 receptor; this translates as MSLNRLVGGDCGGNNSLVQLSNIVGRDVSIQQPVSQADKFVQEFLGQNSQVPQTFNMNALLNNITELDNVNKNIPTHLPHQVPMTSSQRNIPWQPGPSTSFMPQQGMMRTYFMPQKPIIQQQPGVKIEYLEESELSNDDVKAKAKEYVQNVEDDDELAYNQFMSFMKKISAGELNLGDNVESEQRRATREEILDEMAEKYKDEWAKLSETGDYWNSDFTGIPKEYTFTEGNIMLENKNALELGKEKLKLGDVPGAVLCFEAATQQTPDSAEAWFLLGTTQAENEQDPAAIVALKKSLEIDPRQLEGYITLAAAYTNENLPKFAYLSLLDWLKASPKYSDLVPRDVDPMPLVLSSLETLVKSLYLKAVQLNPSEIDPDVQNALGVIFNLNQQFDKAVDCFKTALMVASDNAKLWNRLGATLANSERSEEAVDAYHQALELEPGFIRARYNVGITCMNLGAHKQAAEHFLVALNQQNKSKNLIPNESGIDNSSTTIWTTLRMVCSFMGEHDVAKLVDERNLSELNKFFDIE
- the LOC128683504 gene encoding synaptic plasticity regulator PANTS, which translates into the protein MNQNMPENSTSKSPNNNSSAETDIAHDVSKIDIDPDSISEDKWMIRDCQVYKDEYKECTSFRGRFQQYFIYGESLDCNQWKKDYNNCCKWEDSKDLKAANSLIKSERARRLERLRAHYRNDTWKQRDGPPPDWDKPLPEWMVKRDENTFLAVKAKEMKEGKENIEKSFCSIM